From Plasmodium knowlesi strain H genome assembly, chromosome: 6, one genomic window encodes:
- a CDS encoding ookinete surface protein P25, putative, with amino-acid sequence MNTYYSLFVFLLVQIALKYSKAAVTVDTLCKNGHLAQMSHHFKCICNDGLVHISENECGEKTECKEENLGKTCGDFGICRKGPDAAQQSTYKCDCIKEYTLKDGTCVVDVCLYKDCGQSGECIGEFLTEVKSAACSCSIGKVPNPEDEKKCTKDGETTCQLKCNTENEVCKAVQGVYKCQCMEGFKFDKEKKECISNSVFNILNLSLFFIVLLVLSYAI; translated from the coding sequence atgaatacctACTACAGcctcttcgtttttttgCTCGTCCAAATTGCGCTAAAGTATAGCAAGGCAGCTGTCACGGTAGACACATTATGCAAAAATGGACATCTGGCTCAAATGAGTCACCACTTtaagtgtatatgtaacGACGGGCTGGTGCACATTTCCGAAAATgaatgtggagaaaaaactgaatgtaaagaagaaaacctAGGTAAAACATGTGGAGACTTTGGCATTTGTAGAAAAGGCCCAGACGCAGCACAGCAGAGTACATACAAATGTGATTGTATAAAGGAATACACTCTGAAGGATGGAACTTGTGTTGTTGATGTATGTCTATATAAGGATTGTGGACAAAGTGGTGAATGTATTGGTGAATTCCTCACGGAAGTCAAAAGTGCAGCATGTTCATGCTCTATTGGCAAAGTCCCCAATccagaagatgaaaaaaaatgtaccaaAGATGGAGAAACTACTTGTCAATTAAAATGTAATACAGAGAATGAAGTTTGCAAAGCTGTTCAAGGAGTTTACAAGTGTCAGTGTATGGAAGGTTTTAAGTTtgacaaagagaaaaaggaatgtatTTCCAATTCCGTATTTAACATCCTAAACCTCTCCCTCTTCTTTATCGTCTTGCTAGTCCTTTCGTACGCCATATAA